A window of Scomber scombrus chromosome 23, fScoSco1.1, whole genome shotgun sequence contains these coding sequences:
- the ccl36.1 gene encoding C-C motif chemokine 36.1, with the protein MRTSHILLLCILGAALLSSVFCQNANGPNECCFKFYPRRVNKTLIKSYNMTDNRCPRTGVILMTKKGRYICADPNLSWVEKIMKTLDEALL; encoded by the exons ATGAGGACCAGTCACATCCTTCTTCTCTGCATCCTGGGAGCTGCACTGCTTTCCTCAGTGTTCTGCCAAA ACGCAAATGGTCCTAATGAGTGCTGCTTCAAATTCTACCCGAGAAGAGTGAACAAAACTTTAATCAAATCATACAATATGACTGATAACCGCTGCCCGAGGACTGGAGTCAT TTTGATGACCAAAAAGGGACGTTACATCTGTGCGGATCCTAATCTCTCCTGGGTTGAAAAAATCATGAAAACTCTGGATGAAGCCCTCCTGTAA